The following proteins are co-located in the Pedobacter sp. FW305-3-2-15-E-R2A2 genome:
- a CDS encoding RagB/SusD family nutrient uptake outer membrane protein codes for MKKYLKIINILLLSSILTSCSDVLDKEPLVAPSSETYWKNETEANKALIACYYKLKEPIFSNGKAQSGNSLYWEALSDNASNTSNYEAFDVVMKGDHNSGTTGIVNKSWTFGFQGIAACNYFLGNIDRVPGISENNLKKMKGEALFLRAYYYNDLCQLYGDLPLILKSAVLGDDYLQTPRSPKATIVAQILKDLDLSVSYLNQQAYTDGKAVKGSAIALKTRVLLNNQRYAEAAETAWSLIGDAANPFRLSNSYSGIFFGDQGNNKEIMFSIQFKAPDDYHSLDQIVGGRMSVFPTVELKNAYEPNDPRLKMTIYEANDPWAYNPAGFKQTGSTAEGQIPYTNMAFKKWVNPAVNNASGATLSDQHMVKIRYADLLLMYAEAMFENGQGSDSRALKAFNDVRERPGVNMPPKAALTREIIRNERRVELAFEGLRYNDLIRWKTAEQVLPTVPYDKAGNKRKFRGYLFPVPLKEIDIMKGLWSQNPGFL; via the coding sequence ATGAAAAAGTACCTAAAAATCATAAATATCCTCCTCCTAAGCAGCATCCTGACTTCCTGTTCTGATGTCTTAGATAAGGAACCACTGGTTGCGCCGAGTTCAGAAACGTACTGGAAAAATGAAACAGAAGCAAACAAAGCATTAATCGCCTGTTATTATAAACTTAAAGAACCCATCTTTTCCAACGGAAAGGCGCAGAGTGGAAACTCCCTGTACTGGGAAGCACTTTCAGACAATGCATCGAATACTTCCAATTATGAAGCATTTGATGTGGTGATGAAAGGTGACCACAACTCAGGAACCACAGGAATCGTAAACAAAAGCTGGACTTTCGGCTTTCAGGGCATTGCGGCTTGCAATTATTTCCTCGGCAACATAGACCGTGTACCTGGAATCTCTGAGAACAATTTGAAAAAGATGAAAGGGGAAGCACTATTTTTAAGGGCATATTACTACAATGACCTCTGCCAGTTGTATGGAGACCTGCCTTTAATTCTAAAGTCAGCAGTGCTTGGCGATGATTACCTTCAAACACCGAGATCGCCCAAAGCAACGATCGTTGCCCAGATCCTGAAAGACCTGGACCTCTCCGTTTCCTACCTGAATCAGCAGGCCTATACCGATGGAAAAGCAGTGAAGGGCTCTGCAATTGCACTCAAAACACGGGTGTTGCTCAATAACCAACGTTATGCAGAGGCTGCGGAAACGGCCTGGAGCCTGATCGGTGACGCGGCAAATCCTTTCCGCCTGTCCAACAGTTATTCCGGAATTTTCTTTGGTGATCAGGGCAACAATAAAGAGATCATGTTCTCCATTCAGTTTAAAGCACCCGATGATTATCACTCGCTGGACCAGATTGTCGGAGGCCGAATGTCCGTATTTCCTACGGTAGAACTAAAAAATGCCTATGAACCCAATGATCCACGTCTAAAAATGACGATTTATGAAGCCAATGATCCATGGGCTTACAATCCCGCCGGATTTAAACAAACAGGAAGTACGGCCGAAGGGCAGATCCCTTATACGAATATGGCTTTTAAAAAATGGGTTAATCCGGCAGTGAACAATGCTTCCGGAGCAACATTGAGCGATCAGCATATGGTTAAAATCCGTTACGCAGACCTCTTGCTGATGTATGCAGAAGCGATGTTTGAGAACGGACAGGGAAGCGATTCACGGGCATTAAAGGCATTTAATGATGTTCGGGAAAGACCAGGGGTAAACATGCCTCCTAAGGCCGCGCTGACGAGAGAAATCATTAGAAACGAAAGAAGGGTAGAGCTGGCCTTTGAAGGACTTCGCTACAATGACCTGATCCGATGGAAAACCGCAGAACAGGTCCTTCCAACAGTTCCTTATGATAAGGCAGGAAACAAAAGAAAATTCAGGGGTTATCTTTTTCCTGTACCCTTAAAAGAAATCGACATCATGAAAGGACTTTGGTCACAGAATCCCGGATTTTTATAG
- a CDS encoding TonB-dependent receptor, giving the protein MNFYNQRLWTVKFTAILSVAIFSQNAAAAKVWPLQQASSRFQQQELKGRVTDEKGGPLPGVSLKLKGSNIGATTDQNGNFSINIPENKGTLVFSFVGYTTQEIQLNGKTNFNIVLKEENNALSEVVVVGYGTQKKVNLTGAVSNVSGNELISRQAPNTTSLLQGRMPGVQVVQNSGQPGAESANIQIRGLGTFSKASNDPLILIDGVEGSLNNVNPNLIESISVLKDAASAAIYGSRAANGVILVTTKTGAAGRLNVDYSYNFGSQRPTSTYDRVTNSVQFMELLNKAITHTGISANQAYSPQQIEEYRQGAISNPAQYPSYDWMDAIFRSAPMQQHYLSVNGGKEGTTYNFGAGYLDQDGILIATGYKRYDAQFNFKTNLNGRVTFGTNISFSKGVRKETALNNNFDGNSTEDQILSALAAHPTFTPKLPDGSGRYAAKAYIFEGGNKNPVATAENGGRFLNNHYALASSYLNIDILPGLKGEIKGGIKYNDRQTKVHVIGIPGYMFLPNSSGAYIYNTQWNGTVGENNLTVRTDKDVQYTAFANLNYNKTFAEAHHLSALLGVSQETFRYDRLQGFKRNAPSDDLTELSIYAPGGQMTEGLAYEWALQSLFGRANYNYKERYLFEANFRYDGSSRFPKGNKWGFFPSASAGWRLSQENFLKSIKWVDNLKARVSWGQVGNQNVNRDIIGESMPYPYQPILNPFLYNIGGSLQQGVTQTDLNNRNIKWETSTVTNIGLDFGLFQSKLFGSVDWYTKYTSDILRELQVPDYIGINGPTVNQGEMRNTGLELLLGYENKINDFHYRIQGNFEIYRNKLVKFGAREVDNANGFVRQEGLPYNSYFMYVFDGIYQNQQEINNGPVPLVTPKPGDMKYRDVSGPNGVPDGKITTDDRMVVGGAFPKFNYGFSFNADYKNFDLSVFFQGVEGRKIYVKEWGVAPFRQAGPPPKIWLDAWDGEGSSNAIPHIFNEAYAPNTQVSTWWLRDASYLRLKNLQLGYNFPAKWMNKVKIQKLRLYISGDNLLTFTNFFDGSDPERASASGRAAIYPQAKIYSFGLKATL; this is encoded by the coding sequence ATGAATTTTTACAACCAACGACTGTGGACGGTTAAGTTTACAGCGATTTTAAGCGTGGCGATCTTTTCGCAAAACGCCGCCGCCGCCAAGGTCTGGCCGCTTCAGCAAGCCAGCAGCAGGTTCCAGCAACAAGAGCTAAAGGGCAGGGTAACCGATGAAAAGGGTGGACCCTTACCGGGAGTCAGCCTGAAGCTCAAAGGGAGTAACATCGGGGCAACAACGGATCAGAATGGCAATTTTTCCATCAATATACCCGAAAACAAAGGAACGCTGGTCTTTAGTTTTGTCGGCTATACCACACAGGAAATACAGCTGAACGGCAAAACAAACTTCAACATTGTTCTGAAAGAAGAAAATAACGCACTCTCAGAAGTAGTGGTGGTAGGTTACGGAACACAGAAGAAAGTAAACCTGACCGGTGCAGTAAGCAATGTTTCCGGAAATGAACTCATCAGCAGACAGGCACCAAATACCACCTCCTTATTACAGGGAAGGATGCCCGGTGTACAGGTCGTACAGAACTCCGGCCAACCCGGGGCAGAAAGTGCAAATATCCAGATCCGTGGACTGGGAACATTCAGTAAAGCCTCCAATGACCCTTTAATCTTAATCGATGGGGTGGAAGGAAGCCTGAATAATGTAAACCCAAACCTTATAGAAAGCATTTCTGTATTAAAAGATGCAGCTTCAGCTGCCATCTATGGCTCAAGAGCAGCGAACGGAGTCATCCTGGTGACCACCAAAACCGGTGCAGCCGGGCGGTTAAATGTAGATTACAGCTATAATTTTGGGAGTCAGCGGCCAACGTCTACGTACGACAGGGTGACGAACTCGGTTCAGTTCATGGAATTGCTGAACAAAGCCATTACCCATACCGGAATCAGTGCCAATCAGGCCTATTCCCCGCAGCAGATTGAAGAATACCGGCAAGGTGCCATCAGCAATCCGGCACAGTATCCAAGTTACGACTGGATGGATGCCATTTTCCGGAGCGCGCCAATGCAACAGCATTACCTGAGTGTAAACGGCGGAAAAGAGGGGACTACCTATAATTTTGGAGCCGGATACCTGGACCAGGATGGAATTCTAATCGCTACAGGTTATAAACGTTACGATGCCCAGTTTAATTTCAAAACAAACCTTAACGGACGTGTCACCTTTGGAACAAACATCTCCTTCTCTAAAGGCGTCCGTAAAGAAACCGCTTTGAACAATAATTTTGACGGAAACTCTACGGAAGATCAAATCCTGAGTGCGCTCGCAGCCCATCCTACATTTACCCCAAAATTGCCGGATGGTTCCGGAAGGTATGCTGCCAAAGCGTATATTTTTGAAGGAGGAAACAAGAATCCCGTAGCAACAGCAGAAAATGGAGGCCGTTTTTTAAACAACCATTATGCCCTGGCTTCTTCTTACCTCAACATAGATATCCTGCCGGGATTAAAGGGAGAAATTAAAGGCGGTATCAAATACAATGACCGGCAAACAAAAGTACATGTCATAGGTATTCCCGGTTATATGTTCCTTCCAAATAGCTCCGGAGCCTATATTTACAATACCCAATGGAATGGTACTGTGGGCGAAAACAACCTGACCGTTAGAACAGATAAAGATGTGCAGTACACGGCCTTTGCAAACCTCAATTACAATAAAACTTTTGCTGAAGCACACCATTTATCTGCCTTACTCGGCGTCAGTCAGGAGACCTTCCGCTACGACCGCCTGCAGGGATTTAAACGCAATGCACCTTCAGACGACCTGACAGAACTGAGCATCTATGCTCCGGGCGGACAAATGACAGAGGGGTTGGCCTATGAATGGGCTTTACAGTCTTTGTTCGGCAGGGCGAATTACAATTACAAAGAAAGATATCTCTTTGAAGCCAACTTCCGCTATGATGGTTCTTCCAGATTTCCTAAAGGAAACAAATGGGGATTTTTCCCTTCTGCATCGGCAGGATGGAGGCTCTCACAGGAAAACTTCCTGAAAAGCATCAAATGGGTAGATAACCTGAAAGCCCGGGTATCATGGGGACAGGTGGGCAATCAGAATGTCAACAGAGACATCATCGGAGAATCGATGCCTTATCCTTATCAACCGATCTTAAATCCTTTCCTATACAATATTGGTGGCTCCCTGCAGCAAGGCGTGACCCAGACAGACCTGAACAACAGGAATATCAAATGGGAAACTTCCACGGTAACAAATATCGGGCTGGACTTTGGCCTTTTTCAATCGAAACTCTTTGGTTCGGTAGACTGGTACACGAAATACACCTCCGACATCCTGAGGGAATTGCAGGTGCCTGATTATATCGGGATTAACGGGCCGACCGTAAATCAGGGAGAAATGAGAAATACCGGTCTGGAACTGCTCCTGGGATATGAAAACAAGATCAATGACTTTCACTACCGCATACAGGGGAATTTTGAAATCTATCGCAATAAGCTGGTTAAGTTTGGTGCGAGAGAGGTCGACAATGCAAACGGCTTCGTCAGACAGGAAGGGCTGCCTTATAATTCATACTTTATGTATGTCTTTGATGGCATCTATCAAAACCAACAGGAAATAAACAATGGCCCTGTTCCTTTGGTTACGCCAAAACCCGGCGATATGAAGTATAGAGATGTGAGCGGCCCCAATGGCGTTCCTGATGGAAAAATTACCACAGACGACCGCATGGTGGTAGGCGGTGCATTCCCCAAGTTTAATTATGGTTTCAGCTTTAATGCAGATTATAAAAATTTCGACCTGAGCGTCTTTTTTCAAGGTGTGGAAGGACGTAAGATCTATGTGAAAGAATGGGGCGTAGCGCCTTTCAGACAGGCAGGACCGCCCCCAAAAATCTGGCTGGATGCATGGGATGGAGAAGGGAGCTCCAATGCCATTCCCCACATCTTTAACGAAGCTTATGCACCCAATACACAGGTCTCTACCTGGTGGTTACGGGATGCTTCCTACCTCCGGTTGAAAAACCTGCAGCTGGGCTATAACTTCCCTGCTAAATGGATGAATAAGGTGAAAATACAGAAATTAAGACTTTATATATCTGGAGATAACCTGCTTACTTTCACCAACTTCTTCGATGGAAGTGATCCTGAACGCGCCTCCGCAAGCGGCAGAGCAGCCATCTACCCACAAGCCAAGATTTATTCATTCGGACTTAAAGCAACACTTTAA
- a CDS encoding metallophosphoesterase, with the protein MRVFLVPALITVMGLLSCNNFEYSPNQVFDKNSYRDINAGNLKRLGDGRKDDTVRFVLSGDTQRSRDETTRFTKKVNEMPGIDFVVIAGDITEYGVLQEMEWISRSLSKLKAPYVAVIGNHDLTSRGREAFINMFGPLNYSFVYGGVKFVCHDTNSREHKFNGETPNIPWLQAEMQPQEGVNNYVAISHVPPNSEDFDPKLVSGYTKAFASVPGLLASLHAHTHNYELFYPDNSGIPYLITSSMGNEEFLLIEIINHKLSFERIQF; encoded by the coding sequence ATGAGAGTCTTTTTAGTACCGGCATTAATTACAGTGATGGGATTATTGAGTTGTAACAACTTTGAATATAGTCCCAATCAGGTGTTCGACAAGAATTCGTATAGAGACATCAATGCAGGCAACCTTAAGCGCCTGGGTGATGGCCGCAAGGACGATACTGTTCGTTTTGTATTAAGCGGCGATACACAGCGGTCACGGGATGAGACGACCAGGTTCACTAAAAAGGTCAATGAAATGCCGGGCATAGACTTCGTTGTGATCGCCGGCGATATCACCGAGTATGGTGTATTACAGGAAATGGAATGGATCAGCCGGAGCTTGTCAAAGCTGAAAGCCCCTTATGTTGCCGTAATTGGGAACCATGACCTCACTTCCCGTGGAAGAGAAGCTTTCATTAACATGTTTGGTCCGCTTAATTATTCCTTTGTCTATGGAGGTGTAAAATTTGTTTGTCACGATACAAATAGCAGGGAACATAAATTTAATGGAGAGACGCCCAATATCCCTTGGTTACAAGCGGAAATGCAGCCACAGGAAGGAGTTAATAATTATGTCGCCATTTCCCATGTGCCGCCGAATTCAGAAGATTTCGATCCGAAACTGGTGAGCGGCTATACCAAAGCTTTTGCTTCGGTTCCTGGCCTTCTGGCTTCCCTGCATGCACACACGCATAATTATGAGTTGTTTTACCCCGATAATTCCGGGATCCCTTACCTCATTACGAGCTCCATGGGAAATGAAGAATTTTTATTAATAGAAATCATTAATCACAAACTAAGTTTTGAACGGATTCAATTTTAA
- a CDS encoding kinase, whose amino-acid sequence MAVVTVESPYTRKRYQYYDNGDPKKGGLKDVYFSVDKQYVVAIFREALDENQKERLKRITGHYLQQISSKEAGDYYLNEVYRWPTDVIEWKGLTGIVVPIYAPKFFFSKGYEKNDLILGGEKNGKWFAGSKFRNPNFPLRIASSELGNWMSYLQICVNLCRGVKKMHAMGLAHSDLSYNNVLVDPISKSACMIDLDGLVVPGLFPAEVIGTAEFIAPEVMATKHLNKSDPDRKLPRRETDLHSLPVLIYMYLLHRHPLLGGKVHDLDPETDNLLAMGEKALFIEHPTDLSNRPKANQLSKWEQPWGDVNKLPYTLTGPYLSELFDQAFVKGLHHPASRPAADIWEQALMKTSDLLQPCSNPACEQKWYVFDNTTQPKCPFCGQVHSGSLPVLDLYFKSAEGAYRPEQHRLMVYANQYLFPWHVNRNILRNEKLTAADKVPAGYFVKHNDKWVLVNQTLTSLRDVTEQADIPIGGFVELSAGKKILFSSEEGGRVALVTLVG is encoded by the coding sequence ATGGCAGTTGTAACCGTAGAATCACCATATACCCGAAAAAGATACCAGTATTATGATAACGGAGATCCGAAAAAGGGTGGTCTCAAAGACGTTTATTTTAGTGTAGACAAGCAATATGTGGTGGCCATTTTCAGGGAAGCCCTGGATGAGAATCAAAAAGAGCGGCTAAAAAGAATTACTGGTCACTATTTACAACAGATCAGTAGTAAGGAAGCTGGAGATTATTACCTCAATGAGGTTTACCGATGGCCCACAGATGTGATCGAATGGAAAGGCCTCACCGGAATTGTCGTTCCGATATATGCGCCAAAGTTCTTCTTTTCCAAAGGCTATGAGAAGAACGACCTCATTCTGGGGGGAGAGAAAAACGGAAAATGGTTTGCCGGTTCTAAGTTCAGGAACCCCAATTTCCCTTTGAGAATCGCCAGTTCTGAACTGGGCAACTGGATGAGCTACCTCCAAATCTGCGTAAACCTTTGTCGCGGGGTAAAAAAGATGCATGCAATGGGCCTGGCACATTCCGACCTTTCTTATAACAATGTGCTGGTAGACCCGATCAGCAAATCGGCATGCATGATAGATCTGGATGGTCTGGTGGTTCCCGGCCTGTTCCCCGCAGAGGTGATCGGCACCGCCGAATTTATTGCTCCGGAAGTCATGGCGACCAAACACCTGAACAAATCCGATCCAGATAGAAAACTGCCCAGGAGAGAAACCGACCTGCATTCTCTTCCTGTACTGATTTATATGTACCTGCTGCACCGTCATCCGCTGCTTGGCGGAAAAGTTCATGACCTTGATCCCGAAACAGACAACCTGCTGGCAATGGGGGAGAAAGCCTTATTTATAGAGCATCCCACAGACCTGAGCAACAGGCCTAAAGCCAATCAGTTGTCAAAATGGGAGCAACCCTGGGGAGATGTGAACAAGCTGCCTTACACCCTTACCGGACCGTACCTTTCTGAATTGTTTGACCAGGCCTTTGTCAAAGGATTACACCATCCGGCATCCCGGCCGGCAGCAGACATCTGGGAACAGGCATTGATGAAAACAAGCGACCTGTTACAACCTTGCAGCAATCCTGCTTGTGAGCAGAAGTGGTATGTTTTCGACAATACCACACAGCCTAAATGTCCCTTCTGCGGACAGGTTCATTCCGGAAGTCTGCCGGTTCTTGACCTGTATTTTAAATCTGCGGAAGGAGCTTACCGCCCGGAACAGCACCGCTTAATGGTGTATGCCAATCAATACCTGTTTCCATGGCATGTGAACCGGAACATCCTCAGAAATGAAAAACTAACAGCCGCAGATAAAGTACCTGCCGGTTATTTTGTGAAACACAACGATAAATGGGTTCTTGTCAACCAAACACTGACTTCCCTAAGGGATGTAACCGAACAAGCCGACATTCCTATCGGAGGATTTGTGGAACTCAGTGCAGGTAAAAAGATCTTGTTTTCCAGCGAAGAAGGTGGCAGAGTGGCACTGGTCACACTTGTCGGATAA